The Coffea arabica cultivar ET-39 chromosome 8e, Coffea Arabica ET-39 HiFi, whole genome shotgun sequence genome window below encodes:
- the LOC113704847 gene encoding probable LRR receptor-like serine/threonine-protein kinase At3g47570 translates to MLVAIKVLDLQKIGSSKSFKAECKALRNIRHRNLVSVLSYCSSIDSKGHEFKALIYEFMENGDLDLWQHPEKADQTTRLRSLDLSQRLNIATDVASALHYLHNQSETTVVHCDLKPSNILVDNDLVAHVGDFGLARLLPRTAITFVEEGTSSFVLLKGSIGYAAPECQQPKTSTERVSQHRLRVMSIAMARYGILLLEMITERRPTDDMFTDGLDLYNYVNMAMPEQLSKIVDPVLIATGEENREMAVGEEVNNGGRQMECLVSLLKIGLKCSARLPNDRMHMNEVGEGEPKEAVIGASGDTDPTRSRECYGTTLRFFSLLVRVQPHQQPKEGLKSLVRDSA, encoded by the exons ATGCTTGTTGCAATTAAAGTTCTTGACCTTCAGAAAATTGGGAGTTCCAAAAGCTTCAAGGCTGAGTGCAAAGCATTAAGAAACATCCGCCATAGAAATCTAGTATCTGTCTTAAGTTATTGCTCCAGCATCGATTCCAAGGGCCACGAATTCAAGGCTCTCATCTATGAGTTTATGGAAAATGGAGATCTTGACTTGTGGCAGCATCCAGAGAAAGCTGATCAAACAACAAGACTAAGGAGTCTTGATCTTTCTCAGAGGCTAAATATTGCAACTGATGTTGCTTCAGCATTGCACTATCTTCACAACCAAAGTGAAACAACTGTTGTTCATTGTGATCTAAAACCAAGTAACATTCTTGTTGACAATGATCTTGTTGCTCATGTGGGCGATTTCGGATTAGCAAGGCTTCTTCCAAGAACTGCTATTACTTTTGTGGAGGAAGGAACTAGCAGTTTTGTTTTATTAAAAGGATCTATCGGATATGCTGCTCCAG AATGTCAACAACCAAAGACG AGTACAGAACGGGTCTCGCAGCATCGACTCAGGGTGATGTCTATAGCTATGGCCCGCTATGGGATACTATTACTGGAGATGATTACAGAGCGGAGGCCAACAGATGATATGTTTACTGATGGCTTGGATTTGTACAATTATGTCAATATGGCTATGCCTGAACAACTTTCCAAGATTGTGGATCCAGTGCTTATTGCAACAGGAgaagaaaacagagaaatgGCTGTAGGAGAGGAAGTAAATAATGGTGGAAGACAGATGGAATGCCTTGTCTCACTGTTGAAAATTGGACTAAAGTGCTCTGCAAGATTACCAAATGACCGGATGCACATGAATGAAGTC ggggagggggagcctaaggaggctGTTATAGGGGCTAGTGGGGATACAGATCCAACTAGATCAAGGGAATGCTATGGCACAacccttagatttttttcgctACTGGTGAGGGTTCAACCTCACCAACAGCCCaaggagggacttaagtccctTGTCAGGGACTCAGCATAA
- the LOC140012803 gene encoding uncharacterized protein: MLAAPYKIRKRDIRQQRKLVLALVHAARKLRPYFLAHSIVVMTDQPLRQILTKPEISGRMTKWAVELAEHDIGYQPRTAIKAQALANFLTEGASLSTTEPCALAEEARPEEPWVLFVDGASSKEGSGAGLLLTLPTGEELTYALRFDFPTSNNEAEYETLLIGLRIAHQMGVTAIRVRSDSQLVVYQVRGEYEAKEEVMKKYLAKVQEATALFDTFEIERVPRSQNKRADALSKLASSSFAHLNKEVFVEVVKQKSIDQVQVLAIDSSTTWMTPLVNFLSSGALPENKTETRRIQLKAAKYAYAGGTLYRRSYLSPWLK; encoded by the coding sequence ATGTTAGCCGCGCCTTACAAGATCCGGAAACGCGATATACGCCAGCAGAGAAAACTGGTCCTCGCCCTGGTACATGCTGCCCGGAAGCTCCGACCTTACTTCCTGGCCCACAGCATTGTGGTCATGACCGATCAGCCTTTGCGACAGATTCTCACAAAACCTGAGATCTCGGGGAGGATGACTAAGTGGGCCGTCGAGCTCGCCGAGCACGACATCGGCTACCAGCCCCGCACCGCCATCAAAGCTCAGGCCCTAGCAAACTTCCTCACCGAAGGAGCCAGTCTGTCCACAACTGAGCCGTGCGCCCTGGCAGAGGAGGCCAGGCCGGAAGAGCCTTGGGTACTGTTCGTAGACGGGGCCTCCAGCAAGGAAGGAAGCGGAGCAGGCCTGCTACTCACCTTGCCCACAGGGGAAGAGCTGACCTACGCACTTAGATTCGACTTCCCGACATCCAATAACGAGGCTGAGTACGAAACCCTACTGATAGGATTGCGGATAGCCCACCAGATGGGTGTGACTGCGATCAGGGTCCGGAGCGACTCTCAGCTCGTCGTCTACCAAGTTCGCGGGGAATACGAGGCCAAGGAGGAGGTCATGAAGAAGTATCTGGCCAAGGTGCAGGAGGCGACAGCCCTGTTTGACACATTTGAAATCGAGCGGGTGCCTAGATCGCAGAACAAGCGTGCAGACGCCCTGTCGAAGCTGGCATCCTCCTCGTTTGCGCACCTGAATAAGGAAGTTTTTGTAGAGGTGGTAAAGCAGAAAAGTATCGACCAGGTCCAGGTCCTGGCAATAGACAGCTCGACCACCTGGATGACCCCTCTTGTAAACTTTCTCAGCTCGGGTGCCCTCCCTGAGAACAAAACCGAGACTCGCCGGATCCAGCTCAAAGCTGCCAAGTACGCCTACGCCGGGGGAACCCTCTACAGGAGATCATACTTATCTCCCTGGCTAAAGTGA
- the LOC113704848 gene encoding uncharacterized protein, translating to MRLQTAADALRCKTFPMFLKGKTRLWFQGLAPGSIRSFTELARQFAAQFVSSKIYSKNAAHLMAIKQKPNESLKNFMTRFNTENLQIRDKDEKVVMAAFMNGLRVEELYYKLVEHPPKNLGELLTRAHAVANAEEAGRLKRELDRKLGDRRGRGNPSESKDAPAKKNVFDRLSKEKAPAPPPIPEKGYTSLTRPRAQILAVMEAEGLGDRPPKMGTPRNKRNQDRYCAFHRDVGHDTEGCWALKREIEDLVQRGFLGRFVRQGQPGQERGRAYREERDEGYRRDRPERCDAARGYSPDQGTQNLAGVINTITGGPTGGDSHTARKNRRPPPDGDDSLKRLRMDEEITFGPRDAVPLAAGNHEAIVIDVVTNNYRVKKVYVDQGSAVDILFYRVFKELGLEDGQLTPVWTPLVGFTGPPINPEGMITLMVTVGQAPRCRTIPVNFVVVK from the coding sequence ATGCGTCTACAAACCGCCGCGGATGCACTCCGTTGCAAGACCTTCCCCATGTTTCTGAAGGGTAAGACCCGACTCTGGTTCCAGGGCCTAGCACCGGGGTCTATCCGGAGTTTCACCGAGCTGGCCAGACAGTTCGCCGCCCAGTTCGTCTCCTCGAAAATCTACTCGAAAAATGCGGCTCACCTGATGGCCATCAAGCAGAAGCCGAACGAATCCCTGAAGAATTTCATGACGCGCTTCAACACAGAAAACCTGCAGATCAGGGACAAGGATGAAAAGGTGGTCATGGCTGCCTTTATGAACGGGTTAAGGGTAGAGGAGCTCTACTACAAACTTGTCGAACATCCCCCCAAGAATCTGGGAGAGCTCTTGACCCGGGCTCACGCCGTCGCCAACGCAGAGGAGGCCGGCCGCCTGAAACGAGAGTTAGATCGGAAACTCGGGGACCGGAGAGGACGGGGAAACCCCTCCGAGAGTAAGGATGCCCCGGCCAAGAAGAATGTGTTTGATCGGCTCTCGAAGGAAAAAGCCCCTGCTCCGCCACCGATCCCGGAGAAAGGCTATACCTCCCTAACTCGACCCAGGGCCCAGATCCTGGCTGTCATGGAGGCAGAGGGCCTGGGAGACCGGCCGCCTAAAATGGGCACACCTCGGAATAAGAGGAACCAGGATCGGTACTGTGCCTTCCACAGGGACGTCGGGCATGATACTGAGGGGTGCTGGGCCCTAAAGAGGGAAATCGAAGACCTTGTCCAACGCGGTTTCCTGGGGCGATTTGTGCGGCAAGGTCAACCGGGCCAGGAGCGCGGACGTGCCTACCGCGAAGAGAGGGACGAAGGTTACCGCCGAGACCGCCCTGAGCGGTGTGACGCGGCCCGAGGCTACTCCCCCGACCAGGGCACTCAGAACCTGGCAGGGGTCATAAACACCATAACTGGGGGTCCCACGGGAGGAGACAGCCATACAGCCCGGAAGAACAGGCGGCCTCCCCCTGACGGAGATGATTCATTGAAGCGTCTGCGTATGGATGAGGAGATCACCTTCGGACCGAGGGACGCGGTTCCCTTGGCAGCCGGAAATCATGAGGCTATCGTAATAGACGTCGTCACCAATAATTACCGGGTGAAGAAAGTGTACGTCGATCAGGGAAGTGCAGTGGACATCCTGTTCTACAGGGTGTTCAAGGAGCTCGGCCTGGAGGACGGACAGCTAACCCCTGTTTGGACACCTCTGGTAGGCTTTACCGGACCGCCCATCAATCCGGAAGGGATGATTACCCTGATGGTCACGGTAGGCCAGGCGCCCAGATGCCGGACCATCCCTGTCAATTTCGTGGTGGTTAAGTAG